The following proteins are co-located in the Dermacentor albipictus isolate Rhodes 1998 colony unplaced genomic scaffold, USDA_Dalb.pri_finalv2 scaffold_22, whole genome shotgun sequence genome:
- the bou gene encoding UPAR/Ly6 domain-containing protein bou isoform X1, with the protein MASMWWLLVTVAAVISSFLASVEAIYCHQCDSNQHLHCSELWDHSSSPEPTSCDNLYEANYCIKATGMYGGRIGTFRFCSSRDRGHYCDYVKRPGDDREYRACIYTCSGLARRSRRRMDRLTRRMSAPLTDPEPKSQSILPVAPDQPRCQVALAAPHSFRFCGE; encoded by the exons ATGGCATCGATGTGGTGGCTACTTGTAACGGTAGCGGCGGTTATCAGTAGCTTCTTGGCATCAG TTGAAGCCATTTATTGCCATCAGTGCGACTCCAACCAACACCTTCACTGCTCGGAGCTGTGGGACCATAGCAGCTCGCCAGAGCCAACAAGCTGCGACAACCTGTACGAGGCCAATTACTGCATCAAGGCCACAGGCATGTATGGGG GTCGCATTGGGACGTTCCGGTTTTGTTCATCTCGTGACCGGGGTCATTACTGTGATTATGTGAAACGGCCCGGAGATGACAGAGAATACCGAGCCTGTATCTACACATGCAGTG gcctcgcgagacggtctcgcagaagaaTGGATCGACTCACGCGCAGAATGTCAGCGCCGCTCACTGATCCCGAACCAAAGAGCCAGAGCATACTCCCTGTCGCGCCTGACCAACCCCGCTGTCAGGTGGCGCTAGCAGCGCCACACTCGTTTAGATTTTGTGGTGAATAA